The following DNA comes from Picosynechococcus sp. PCC 7003.
TACAGTAATGGCGATTAAACGCAATCAAGGCCATGTTCCCCCTTCCAAACGTGATCAGGCTTTGGGTAGGGATGCCCTCACCACGAGCCAAGCCCTGCCCGAAGACCAGGAACAGTCGGCCAATGAGGACCGAATTCGTCCCCAACGCCTTGCCGATTATCTGGGCCAGAAGGATCTCAAGGAAGTGCTGGGTATTGCGATCGCCGCCGCCAAAGCCCGCCGTGACCCCCTCGATCACATGTTGCTCTATGGCCCGCCTGGGTTAGGAAAAACAACCATGTCGTTGATTCTAGCCGCAGAAATGGGTGTGAACTGTAAAATTACCGCGGCCCCAGCCCTGGAACGACCCCGGGATATCAGTGGCCTATTGGTGGGCCTAGAGGCTGGCGATATTTTATTTATCGATGAAATTCACCGTCTCAATCGCATGGCCGAAGAATTACTCTACCCAGCGATGGAAGATGGGCGCTTGGATGTCACCATTGGCAAAGGAGTCAGTGCCAGAACTCGCAGCATTCCCCTCAAGCCTTTTACCTTGATTGGCGCGACAACCAAAGTGGGCGCTTTAACGTCTCCCTTGCGCGATCGCTTTGGGTTAATTCAACGGTTGCGCTTTTACGAGGTCGATGAATTGATTGCCATTGTCCACCGTAGTGCCCTAATCCTAGAGCAGCCCATTACCCCAGAGGGCGCTTTAGAAATTGCCCGCCGGGCGCGGGGGACGCCCCGAATTGCCAACCGTTTGTTGCGACGAATCCGGGATTATGCCCAGGTAAAAGGTTATGGAGAAATTTCCCAAACGGTGGCGGCAACGGCACTGGATCTGTACAACGTTGATGCTTTGGGACTGGACTGGACAGACCGCCTAATTTTAGAAACAATGCTCAATCATTTTGGGGGGGGCCCGGTGGGTTTAGAGGCGATCGCCGCCGCCACTGGTGAGGATAGCAAAACCATTGAAGAGGTCTACGAGCCTTATTTACTCCAAATTGGTTTTTTAAATCGCACGCCCCGGGGACGTCTAGTGAGTGCAAAAGCAAGACAACATCTGGGTTTAACCGCAGCAGAACAAACCACGCAATTAGACCTTTTACCCTAACTGTGGCTGGGGTTTTGGGTGAAGGCCGCAAAATTTCTTTCTGGGGAAATCCTTCTAAAATAGGGAAAACACTTGAAATTTGGACGATCAACGCAACTTCATTATGGATTTTTCCCCTGCAACCTCAGCATTAATACTGCTTATTTTCGCGGCTTTGGGTACGGTTTTGTGGGGCTATCGGCGATCGCAAAAAGCGGGACGCTTAGGTTTATTAGCCTGGGGA
Coding sequences within:
- the ruvB gene encoding Holliday junction branch migration DNA helicase RuvB, whose product is MAIKRNQGHVPPSKRDQALGRDALTTSQALPEDQEQSANEDRIRPQRLADYLGQKDLKEVLGIAIAAAKARRDPLDHMLLYGPPGLGKTTMSLILAAEMGVNCKITAAPALERPRDISGLLVGLEAGDILFIDEIHRLNRMAEELLYPAMEDGRLDVTIGKGVSARTRSIPLKPFTLIGATTKVGALTSPLRDRFGLIQRLRFYEVDELIAIVHRSALILEQPITPEGALEIARRARGTPRIANRLLRRIRDYAQVKGYGEISQTVAATALDLYNVDALGLDWTDRLILETMLNHFGGGPVGLEAIAAATGEDSKTIEEVYEPYLLQIGFLNRTPRGRLVSAKARQHLGLTAAEQTTQLDLLP